A single genomic interval of Candidatus Cloacimonadaceae bacterium harbors:
- the ruvX gene encoding Holliday junction resolvase RuvX, which translates to MERRIESLNRRILTVDYGSARIGIAMSDPLRIFAKPFKVLENRGFKALLQELKQLVAIHEVGLVILGMPYAIDGGNTAKTIEIHNLYAKLKHKLGVPVITWDERYSTSDAIAELKMMGLSLEESKKLRDAMAACLILKSYLDGTNQ; encoded by the coding sequence TTGGAGAGACGAATCGAATCTCTGAACCGTCGCATTCTGACGGTCGACTATGGGAGCGCACGGATCGGAATCGCCATGAGCGATCCACTAAGGATCTTTGCCAAACCGTTTAAAGTATTGGAAAATAGAGGTTTCAAGGCACTTTTGCAGGAACTGAAACAGCTCGTGGCAATCCATGAAGTAGGGCTCGTCATTCTCGGTATGCCTTATGCCATCGATGGTGGAAATACCGCCAAGACCATAGAAATACATAACTTATATGCCAAGCTCAAGCATAAGCTCGGCGTTCCGGTCATCACCTGGGACGAGCGCTACAGCACATCAGACGCCATTGCCGAATTGAAGATGATGGGGCTCAGCCTGGAGGAATCAAAAAAACTGCGCGACGCGATGGCAGCCTGCCTGATCCTGAAAAGCTATCTGGATGGAACCAATCAATAA
- the mltG gene encoding endolytic transglycosylase MltG translates to MKYLLLGIVLALLIGVVNIAWLVFSPLASEQMVLKVAPGDNARAIATKLFDNGIIRSRRMFILMAKLRGTDRKLHAGAYSFGGYYDLNQTIALLEQGNTESIRITFPEGMSLYKTLKRIERSGLASYDSLYIAATDTAFVYRLTGFKAESLEGFLFPDTYRFGIGSSVESILSAQVQEFFGQLNKAGIDPIQTKDFYRVLTLASIVEKESAHPDERVIIAGVFLNRMKINMRLESCPTVDYILERRGVKREVLTQMDINTPSPYNTYLKGGLPPSPICNPSLEAIRAVLKPAKSSYLYFVSNREGRNDFSSSYAEHLRKKHIYNRKR, encoded by the coding sequence TTGAAATATCTACTGCTTGGAATCGTTTTAGCGCTGCTGATCGGAGTGGTGAACATCGCATGGCTGGTCTTTTCACCCTTGGCATCGGAACAAATGGTGCTGAAAGTGGCGCCGGGAGACAATGCCAGAGCGATCGCCACCAAGCTTTTTGACAATGGAATTATCCGCAGCCGCAGGATGTTTATACTGATGGCAAAGCTGCGCGGCACCGATCGCAAACTGCATGCCGGCGCCTATAGTTTTGGCGGATACTATGATCTCAATCAGACGATCGCGCTTTTGGAACAAGGTAACACGGAATCGATCCGCATCACTTTCCCCGAGGGGATGTCGCTTTACAAGACACTCAAGCGCATCGAGCGCAGCGGTTTGGCAAGCTATGACAGTCTCTATATCGCAGCCACGGACACCGCTTTCGTCTATCGGCTTACAGGTTTCAAAGCCGAGTCCCTGGAAGGGTTCCTCTTTCCGGATACCTACCGTTTCGGCATCGGCAGCAGCGTGGAAAGCATCCTGAGCGCTCAAGTGCAGGAGTTTTTTGGTCAACTGAACAAAGCCGGCATCGATCCAATACAGACCAAGGATTTCTACCGCGTGCTCACCCTGGCATCGATCGTGGAAAAGGAAAGCGCGCATCCCGATGAAAGAGTCATCATTGCCGGAGTTTTTCTCAATCGAATGAAGATCAACATGCGCCTTGAATCCTGTCCCACAGTGGACTACATTCTTGAACGGCGCGGGGTCAAACGCGAAGTGCTCACTCAAATGGATATCAATACACCTTCACCTTATAACACATATCTGAAAGGCGGATTGCCTCCCTCTCCGATTTGCAATCCCTCATTGGAAGCGATCCGGGCGGTACTGAAACCGGCAAAGTCCAGCTATCTCTATTTCGTCTCCAACCGCGAAGGACGCAACGACTTTTCATCCTCCTATGCCGAGCATTTGAGGAAAAAACACATCTATAACCGCAAACGGTGA